A DNA window from Mycobacterium sp. IDR2000157661 contains the following coding sequences:
- a CDS encoding acyl-CoA dehydrogenase family protein — translation MDYFGLDDDERVIAETAAAFAEKRLAPGALQWDATKHFPTEVMREAAELGMAAIYCRDDVGGSELRRLDAVRIFEQLAAADPTVAAFLSIHNMCAWMVDTYGTDEQRKSWVPRLASMEAIASYCLTEPGAGSDAGALRTKAVRAGGDAGADWVIDGVKQFISGAGASDMYVVMARTGGEGPHPRSKGISTFLVEKDAPGLSFGANESKMGWNAQPTAQVILEGVRVPADAMLGGAEGEGAGFGIAMNGLNGGRINIAACSLGGAQAAYDKTAAHLRDREAFGGALLDEPTIRFTLADMATALETSRNLLWRAARALDENHPDKVELCAMAKLYVTDSCFTVADQALQLHGGYGYLTEYGLEKIVRDLRVHRILEGTNEIMRVVIGRSEAAKVRASA, via the coding sequence TTGGACTATTTCGGTCTGGACGACGACGAACGGGTGATCGCCGAGACGGCGGCTGCGTTCGCCGAGAAGCGCCTCGCGCCAGGTGCATTGCAGTGGGATGCCACCAAGCACTTCCCCACCGAAGTAATGCGCGAGGCCGCCGAACTCGGGATGGCCGCGATCTACTGCCGCGATGATGTCGGCGGCAGCGAGTTGCGTCGGCTCGACGCCGTGCGCATCTTCGAGCAGCTGGCGGCGGCTGACCCGACGGTCGCTGCGTTCCTGTCGATCCACAACATGTGCGCGTGGATGGTGGACACCTACGGCACCGACGAACAACGAAAGTCGTGGGTGCCTCGGCTGGCCTCGATGGAGGCCATCGCGAGTTACTGCCTGACCGAACCCGGGGCTGGATCCGACGCCGGTGCATTGCGCACCAAGGCCGTCCGGGCCGGCGGCGACGCTGGAGCGGACTGGGTCATCGACGGTGTCAAGCAGTTCATCTCGGGCGCCGGGGCGTCGGACATGTACGTCGTGATGGCTCGCACCGGAGGTGAGGGTCCGCATCCGAGAAGCAAGGGCATCTCGACGTTCCTGGTCGAGAAGGACGCGCCCGGACTCAGTTTCGGTGCCAACGAGTCGAAGATGGGCTGGAACGCACAGCCCACCGCGCAGGTGATCCTGGAAGGCGTGCGGGTGCCCGCCGACGCGATGCTCGGCGGCGCCGAGGGTGAGGGCGCCGGCTTCGGGATCGCGATGAACGGGCTCAACGGCGGCCGCATCAACATCGCCGCGTGTTCATTGGGCGGTGCGCAGGCCGCCTACGACAAGACCGCCGCCCACCTGCGCGACCGCGAGGCGTTCGGCGGCGCCCTGCTCGACGAACCGACCATCCGCTTCACGCTCGCCGACATGGCCACCGCATTGGAGACGTCGCGAAACCTGTTGTGGCGGGCCGCCCGTGCGCTCGACGAGAACCACCCCGACAAGGTGGAACTCTGTGCGATGGCCAAGCTCTACGTCACCGACTCGTGTTTCACCGTGGCCGATCAGGCGTTGCAGCTGCACGGCGGCTACGGCTACCTCACCGAGTACGGGCTGGAGAAGATCGTCCGGGATCTGCGGGTGCACCGGATCCTCGAGGGTACGAACGAGATCATGCGCGTGGTCATCGGGCGGTCGGAAGCCGCCAAGGTGCGCGCGTCCGCATAG
- the mmsB gene encoding 3-hydroxyisobutyrate dehydrogenase, with protein sequence MSTVAFLGLGHMGGPMAANLLSAGHTVHGFDPVPALKDAAAQKGARVFDSGAAAAADVEVVITSLPNGDIVKSCYAEILPVAHEGTLFIDTSTISVDDARSINAQAADRGFAQLDAPVSGGVKGATAGTLAFMVGGEESAVERARPVLEPLAGKVIHCGASGTGQAAKLCNNMVLAVQQIAIGEAFVLAEKLGLSAQSLFDVITGATGNCWSVHTNCPVPGPVPTSPANNDFKPGFATALMNKDLGLAMDAVKSTSSNAPLGSHAAEIYAKYAADHADKDFSAVIEMLRS encoded by the coding sequence ATGAGCACTGTCGCATTCCTGGGCCTGGGCCACATGGGCGGTCCGATGGCGGCCAATCTGCTTTCCGCCGGCCACACCGTGCACGGCTTCGATCCCGTGCCTGCCCTCAAAGACGCTGCGGCGCAGAAGGGTGCACGAGTGTTCGACAGCGGCGCCGCGGCCGCCGCCGACGTTGAGGTGGTCATCACCTCGCTGCCCAACGGTGACATCGTCAAATCCTGCTACGCCGAGATCCTGCCTGTCGCGCACGAGGGCACGCTGTTCATCGACACGTCGACGATCTCGGTCGACGACGCGCGCTCCATCAACGCCCAGGCCGCCGACCGCGGTTTCGCCCAGTTGGATGCGCCCGTCTCCGGCGGCGTCAAGGGTGCGACCGCCGGCACGCTGGCGTTCATGGTCGGCGGCGAGGAGTCCGCCGTGGAGCGGGCGCGGCCGGTATTGGAACCGTTGGCGGGCAAGGTGATCCACTGCGGCGCATCGGGCACCGGTCAGGCGGCCAAACTGTGCAACAACATGGTGCTGGCGGTGCAGCAGATTGCGATCGGTGAAGCGTTCGTGCTCGCCGAGAAGCTGGGGTTGTCGGCGCAGTCGCTGTTCGACGTCATCACCGGCGCCACCGGCAACTGCTGGTCGGTGCACACCAACTGTCCGGTGCCGGGTCCCGTGCCGACCTCGCCGGCCAACAATGACTTCAAGCCCGGTTTCGCGACCGCCCTGATGAACAAGGACCTCGGCCTGGCGATGGACGCGGTGAAGTCGACGAGTTCCAACGCCCCGCTGGGCAGCCATGCGGCCGAGATCTACGCGAAATACGCGGCCGACCATGCGGACAAGGACTTCAGCGCCGTGATCGAGATGCTCCGCAGCTGA